The genomic stretch GGTGGTGCTTCcgctccaccaccaccaccaccaccaccaccattgTTACAATCCAGCAAATCTCCCCACCAGCCGCCTCTTGGTCTTCTTGCTGCTCTTGGCAATGTTAAGCTGAAGGGAGTAGCATCTGGAGGTCAGAATAGTGTGGGTCGGTATTTATTGTTCTAATAGTTAGTTATGCTGGTTGTATGTAAAGGGACTAATGGCTCACCTGCAGCCGGGTCTCATGATCTTGTTGCTGAGTTGTCTGCAGGAGTAAAGTTGAAAGCGTCGCCTAAGCTTCGAAAGAGCATGTATCGATGTAAGCTACCTGTTGTGTTTATTAGTTTCTGCAACAGTATTGTGGCATTACTTATTACCAGGTGATTCACCAGTTCAAACAGCAGAACATTCTGAAGGCCCGAAAGAAACTCATTTGTCTGTGAAGCCTGCTATAGACCTTCCACCTCCGCCTGCAAGTGGAGTAGATTCACAAGATAGTGGTTCATATATACCTGCTCTAGTAGTTCGCAAAGCACCAAACTCTCACACTAATGCAGCTTTGAAGGCCTTGCCGGTTATCAGTCACAAAACTTCGAAAGGAAGTAATATTCCCAATGAGAAGAACGTGGAAGTGGAAGGAAGTAGCGTTCCTATTTGGAAACAACAGATGTTACAAAGAAGGAAGCAAGCAGCTAAGGCATACTTTAAATTGACTGTTTTAATATTGTTACTGTCGTCAGCAATGCAATTTGTGACTGTTAACTCTTAGATACAGGAAGAGCTTCAACAGCAAGATGAGACAACCGATGATGCAAAATGGGAAGGGGTTCCATCCTGGAAGCGTAGAATTCTTGAGGAGAAGGAGAAAAAAGCAACTGCTGCTCTAGCTCCACAGAAAGAAAAAGAGCGTCAGCAGCAAGAAGCCGATACCAAGCTAGCAAACATGCCCGAGTGGAAACGACAGTTAGTACTAAAGAAGCAGGGGAAAttgtagtttaattaagtacaaGCTGTTTCtaaatttatttcaataagAAGTGGATATAGGTATATTGGCATAGATGGAGTTGTGGAATTATTATTGAAATTGCTTGTTATAATGAACGGTCTTTCTGACGTTGTATGTGATGATTgcatttattataattaaatatattttgacATGGTATCGCGCTTCACTAAGTTCGTTATTCAATATGTCATTGATAGTAACTAGGAACAACTTGTCTGGGAAACGACTCTCCTAGTGCAGAATGGCACTGAAATCGCTTGTTCATTCTTTTCGCAGTTTAACGTCTTTTAAGGCAGTTATTGCTACTGCTGGTGTCGGTATCACATCTGTGTCTGTAATGTGGATGAAGCGTCGCTCGTTTGTGTCGGCCGAGCAGGCGGCAAGCGGAGCTCTCCATCCCAAGGAGTTTCGATGGTTTAAGTTGAGTGAAGTACAGCGTATCAGCCACAACACAGCTCGGTACCGCTTCGAACTGCCTAACCCAGACGATGTGTTGGGACTGACAGTAGCCAGTTGTCTGGTGGTGAGAGCTCCAATAGGAGAGAACGGtcagtatatgtatatgtgctactactagtagtgtgtCTTGAGTCTACCTTTCTGCTGTTGGTGCTTGCATGATTGCATATTGGTGTTATTGCTTGCATGATTGGTCTGGCTACCGAGGTTAATTGAAAttcacatgtacatgtactatgGGTGGTCGGGTAGCCAGGGATGTTCATGGTCATGGTGATGGTGCCAATTGTTGCATCCGCGAATGTACCCATAGTGGATGTAGAATAGACATAtaatacagtagagtacaccacatggtgtcaggagtgagTTTGTGAGTGAGGTAGTTTTGAGTGTATGTGATCAtgagcgagagagagagagagagatgatGGTAGCCTTTAGGATTGCTGCACCTCCTCACTTTGATTTTGCCCAACCAGACGGTTGACGGTTGGGAGACTTTGATCTGCCGTTTGATCTTTGTTGCCTAGGCTCCATGCAGGCCTGACATGGGAATCTTATTCATTGGATGCGGTAATATCAACTTAGCCGATTTTTCAAGTTTTGGACTTGGTCAATTTGCTGATAGATCACTATTAGTATTAATCAAGTATCACCTGAGACCACTTTGGGGCCACAATGGCACCAGCCATTATTATTGAGGTCTAGTGATGGCATAACTTCTTTGAGCAAAAAATTCTTTGACTATTGCCTTCATTTTGGTGTATAATGTTATACATGAGTAGGTCGACCTACTGTCTTGACTCAGGTGGGAAAGGCTTCTGACTTTGATATGTCATCATGTGCTGAGGTTTGAGTGGGATATTTCAGGTGCTTACACCATAAGTTGGTGTCACATCCGGTGCTTCTGCGATTATATATCTGGCCCATGTCTTAGAGATAGGCATGGTGTGGCTTATAGCTctcacaggaacccagccatttGCCTGGGGACGTGACCATTAAATGGCAGCTTTTCcattttgctgtgtgtgtgtggtgcgtgcatgcgtgcatatgagtgtgtgtgtgtgtgtgtgtgtgtgtgtgtgtgtgtgtgtgtgtgtgtgtgtgtgtgtgtgtgtgtgtgtgtgtgtgtgtgtgtgtgtgaagatTCACGTGTGCTCACTTTTAGAAAAATATGTTGTTCGCCCTTACACACCAATCACACTGATTGATCAACGTGGGTTTTTTGACTTGCTTGTCAAGACATACCCACAGGGTGTCATGAGTAAGCAcattgcatcattgacaccTGGTGACAAGCTCGAGTTCCAGGGACCATTCAAGAAAATTGATGTGGCACCAAATATGAAGAAACACATTGGAATGATTGCTGGAGGAACAGGCAAGTGATCTTGTATGCAGTatgctgctgtttgtcttttgtttgtcataTTCATACATAAAAAGgtctcattaattaattcatattacatgtacaatgtacacatgcatggaaAATTTATTTTTGCCGGACCTGGGAAAAAGGAGAGGAACAATATGTTTAAACTACCATAACTGTACGTCCAATGCTGTAACTAGAGTGGTTCATCTGTTGCTTTATTTTATGGCTATAGCTGGTGACCAGATCTGAGCGATAAGTAATACGCTTCACATACGGGTACTTACTAAACTGACCAAATTATAGCCATTGGCCGTATCAACTGTCGTCCAATAGCGTGAACTTTGAATCTATCATCTCCATAAGAATTAAGAACGCGTTCAAACTTCGCGACCACATAAAGATAACCGAAATAAGACAATATACAGTGATTTATGTTGATTACTTCGTTCTACAGTATGTTAAATTTCCGTTTCCCCTCACGTAGCTATAGGTTGCGACCGAAATCGATGACTTGTTTCGCAGGGAGAAGTTAGATTACAAATTCCTCTCGTACAAGCATGCCCTATTGTATCGAGAACATTCATCTATAGTTTCATAGCTAAGAATGCAGCCATCCCGAAGTTGAAACGTTCACGCAATTTTGTGGAATGTAGTCACACTTTGAGTTTCAAATTTTCTGTCTAACGGATTCTTCaattgttgtgtgtggtgcCAAGCACAGCAGTATGACTATTGTATTCGACTATGATGATGCTTGTTAGAGGAACCGTGGCATAGTGTTCTATAGTAGTAATTGTTTCTAGGTCTCACACCCATGCTGCAGGTGGTAAGAGAACTCCTACTTCGTGCTGAATCATCAAACATGCTGCTAACCCTAGTATTTGCCAATGTTACCGAAGACGATATTCTCCTTCGTGACCAACTCGACCAACTAGCTGAACAACATAAAAACTTCAGTGTCCACTATGTACTAGAAAAGCCACCAGCCAAGTGGCAAGGCAGTACTGGCTATGTAACAGCCAACATCATTAATAAGTATTTGCCATCTCCTGGTTCTGACATTGTAATCATGGTATGTGGTCCACCTCCAATGATGAAGGCAATTTCAGGAGACAAAGTTAGTCCCAGGGAGCAAGGAGAAGTGGAAGGTCTGTTGAAGGATTTGGGCTACACAAAAGACATGGTATTCAAGTTCTAAGATTGGGTGACTAGCAGTTATCATTATGCAATGAACTACGAGGTAGTAGATGAGATAGAAATgacatgtgtacatgtttgtttcaGTTAGTAGGTACGGTTTGTTTATATTGTGGTAGGACATGTTTACTATTTGTATGAGCATCACTGGAATAATGGCAAGCTTTAGATTGTTTCATTTTTCTATGAGACTGTTAGCCCATGGCTAATAGTTTCTCTGTAGAGATGTATGGTTGGTAAGATACATGAACAGAATCTACCAGTGCATGCATTCATAGTTCTAGCGTGTAGACGAGCCAGCTCCATTTTGCTCTTGATTTACCATGTTAGCAATAAAGGTGCATTTTCCAATGAAATTGTTCTGTAGTAGATCCTTGACCTGTGTATCATGTGATCAGTACTAACTTGAATCAGGGATAGATGGCATCTTGTAAAAGAAAGCAAGTGCTGTACCTATTAAGCACAAAGTATTACAAGTATAGATATCTTAGCaccatcaacacacacacacacacacacacacacacacacacacacacacacacacacacacacacacacacacacacacaaatggacaatggacaaatgtcaagccctccacgtcattcgcgAATGACGTCaccttaaggttagttgcggagatagctccccctgcctctagagacagggcctccatgcgctacgtggaggcttagggccagcacaatccacctggagcttggccagagtcatccaggggcactgactatggcgcagctttgggactggacaccaaggcccacacgtacccgtctgctgcatgatgttactgccaagccagcggtcatgtccaccccagtcaatgaccaggtactcatttatattcctgagtcgagagaagcaattgtgtgtaagtttcttgcttaaggaaattatgccatagctcgccatcactgtgacttgaacctgcaatcctgcaaggtcccggatgttttcattccataaatgcactctctaaccaactgagctattgcacacacactcactcacacacacacacacgcacacacacacacacacacacacacacacacacacacgcatgcacaaacatGGACTCTCAAGATAGGTAGCATCTACCATCAAAACATAAACATCAAAATCCAACTTTGAGTGCATGATGGTCAGTCATCACAAATGGTGACCATGTAACACAATCCAATAGTAATGATAGGGAAGTTGGAAGTAGTAGTTGCATAGATGCTAATTCATGATAGCTGACCAACAAGCTACAGCATCACCTTCCATATTGATCAGTTGTTGAACTTGTGTACTCTCTCCAAGCAGTATAATCAATGTAATGGATGATAATAGTTTGACTGCAGTGTGAATCGAGTTTGCAGCTGAAAACATGAATACAACTACATATGATGATTGGACTTGCACCTAGTAGTAATTGGTGCTAATAGTTATGTGGATCCTTAGATATAAAAATTACAGCAATAACAAATTTCAGTGGGGCAACTGCTCTAGTCACATGGCAGGTAATCACTTCAACTTTATCATGCAGATATCAGTGGTGTGGCTGGGTCTCCAAATTGAGGGAGCCAGCTGCTATGGTTATAAGACCTAAAGACCTTTTGTCAGCTGTCTAGAAGGTCGCACCTACTAATATTGGAGGGTCAAAGCCCAACCTGACTCCATATTGAGTGACTTCACTGCAGATATGCTCCCTATAGCTATATAACTTGTCTTAtcacacatactgtacacatgcacatggcatataaatatacacaTACCCAAGAAAGACAGAGAAGCTGTCATAAACCAAATCCCTGTCCAGCCAATTGCTCTGGATAGTGTAGTAGACAACAAAGCACTAATAGGACCAGCAACAGCCTGCATGGAATGAGAATTAGAGGTCTATACAGGAATTACTAATTGtactattatattatattatttttgttaattaatttacatcAATGCAGGTTTTATATTGATTTGACTGACAAACCTGTGATGTAAAGACAAGACCATAATTGGCAGTAAAATACAATTTTCCAAACCTGAAAATTTCGAATTAGCAAAATAATGTTATTATAAACCAAAAGTCTCTTTTTGTTAGTTTCCTCTACCTGGCAGTTGCAGCAGGGAATAGTGAATAGTTTCCGCCAGCACAAAAGAAAAGCAAGCAGACCCATATAAAAAACATTGGCTTTCCACCTCGTGTTGTTCCTTCAAATGACAGGAGTAAGGCAGTCATCAAGCTTGTCATTGAGATCATGGCAATCTGTTGGATGGAACCGAATTAACCAATGATACAACAAAGCACTGAGATCTACATATGCATTCTTACTCTGAATGAGAAACGATCAGCAATGTAACCCCAAAATATCCTGGAGACAGCATTGAATGGGGCAGAAACAGCACCAACAATGGCCAGGAAGTGGTCATTATTAATAAATGTTAAACCAAACGCCTACAACATGAATAAGTAAGCCATgcatatttgtattttgatacGGTTTGTATGTAGAATAGATATGTACCTAGGTATGACATGGGCAAACACGTTGAACAATGAC from Corticium candelabrum chromosome 21, ooCorCand1.1, whole genome shotgun sequence encodes the following:
- the LOC134196912 gene encoding uncharacterized protein LOC134196912 codes for the protein MALKSLVHSFRSLTSFKAVIATAGVGITSVSVMWMKRRSFVSAEQAASGALHPKEFRWFKLSEVQRISHNTARYRFELPNPDDVLGLTVASCLVVRAPIGENEKYVVRPYTPITLIDQRGFFDLLVKTYPQGVMSKHIASLTPGDKLEFQGPFKKIDVAPNMKKHIGMIAGGTGLTPMLQVVRELLLRAESSNMLLTLVFANVTEDDILLRDQLDQLAEQHKNFSVHYVLEKPPAKWQGSTGYVTANIINKYLPSPGSDIVIMVCGPPPMMKAISGDKVSPREQGEVEGLLKDLGYTKDMVFKF